One window of Cervus elaphus chromosome 6, mCerEla1.1, whole genome shotgun sequence genomic DNA carries:
- the DRD5 gene encoding D(1B) dopamine receptor translates to MLPQGRNGTSHRARSGQQQLAQEGAVGDSEGATLLGPAQVVTAGLLTLLIVWTLLGNVLVCAAVVCSRHLRSKMTNVFIVSLAVSDLFVALLVMPWKAVAEVAGYWPFGAFCDIWVAFDIMCSTASILNLCIISVDRYWAISRPFCYERKMTQRVALVMVGLAWTLSILISFIPVQLHWHRDKVGSRGGLDPPSNLANGTPWEEAGEPDRSAENCDSSLNRAYAISSSLISFYIPVAIMIVTYTRIYRIAQVQIRRISSLERAAEHAQSCRSRETCAPDTGLRASIKKETKVLKTLSVIMGVFVCCWLPFFILNCTVPFCSGHPDSFLCVSETTFDVFVWFGWANSSLNPVIYAFNADFRKVFAQLLGCTHLCSRTQVETVNISNELLSYNQDTAFPQEIAAAYIHRIPNAVTPGDAEVDKEEEASPFDRMSRISQTSREGDPAGQWVWELSCEGEISLGKITPFTPNGFH, encoded by the coding sequence ATGCTGCCTCAGGGGCGCAACGGCACCTCGCACCGGGCGCGGTCCGGGCAGCAGCAGCTGGCGCAGGAGGGCGCCGTGGGGGACTCGGAGGGGGCGACGCTGCTAGGGCCAGCGCAGGTGGTCACCGCCGGCCTCCTGACCCTGCTCATCGTCTGGACCCTGCTGGGCAACGTGCTGGTGTGCGCGGCCGTCGTGTGCAGCCGCCACCTGCGCTCCAAGATGACCAACGTGTTCATCGTATCTCTCGCGGTGTCCGACCTCTTCGTGGCGCTGCTGGTCATGCCCTGGAAGGCGGTGGCCGAGGTGGCGGGTTACTGGCCTTTTGGGGCCTTCTGCGACATCTGGGTGGCCTTCGACATCATGTGTTCCACCGCCTCCATCCTGAACCTATGCATCATCAGCGTGGACCGCTACTGGGCCATTTCCAGACCCTTCTGCTACGAGCGCAAGATGACCCAGCGTGTGGCCTTGGTCATGGTCGGCCTGGCGTGGACCTTGTCCATCCTCATCTCCTTCATCCCAGTCCAGCTCCACTGGCACAGGGACAAAGTGGGCTCCAGGGGTGGGCTGGACCCTCCATCCAACCTGGCCAACGGGACGCCTTGGGAGGAAGCCGGGGAGCCGGACAGGAGTGCGGAGAACTGCGACTCCAGCCTGAACCGAGCTTACGCCATCTCGTCCTCGCTCATCAGCTTCTACATCCCGGTGGCCATCATGATCGTGACTTATACGCGCATCTACCGCATCGCTCAGGTGCAGATCCGTAGGATCTCCTCCCTGGAGAGGGCCGCGGAGCACGCGCAGAGCTGCCGCAGCCGCGAGACCTGCGCGCCTGACACGGGCCTGCGGGCATCCATCAAGAAGGAGACCAAGGTCCTCAAAACCCTGTCGGTGATCATGGGGGTCTTCGTGTGCTGCTGGCTGCCCTTCTTCATCCTTAACTGCACGGTCCCCTTCTGCAGCGGACACCCCGACAGCTTCCTCTGCGTCAGCGAGACCACCTTCGACGTCTTCGTCTGGTTCGGCTGGGCCAACTCCTCACTCAACCCCGTCATCTACGCCTTCAACGCCGACTTCCGGAAGGTGTTCGCCCAGCTGCTGGGGTGCACTCACCTGTGCTCCCGCACTCAGGTGGAGACGGTGAACATCAGCAACGAGCTCCTCTCCTACAACCAGGACACCGCCTTCCCCCAGGAGATCGCAGCTGCCTACATCCATCGGATCCCCAACGCCGTGACCCCGGGGGACGCAGAGGTGGacaaggaggaggaggcaagCCCTTTCGATCGAATGTCCCGAATCTCTCAGACGTCCCGGGAGGGTGACCCTGCTGGCCAGTGGGTCTGGGAGCTGAGCTGCGAGGGGGAGATTTCGTTGGGCAAAATCACACCTTTCACCCCAAATGGATTCCATTAA